From Plasmodium reichenowi strain SY57 chromosome Unknown, whole genome shotgun sequence:
AAAAATCAGGAAACAAGCAAGAAATGAaattaatgatataaataatatacattcTAATATTAAAACCATTTTAACCAAATCTAAAGAACAATTAGATGAGATTAAGAAACAACCTAACATTAAAAGACAAGATGatgttttaaataatgataaaacCCGAATAGCTTATATTAcaatacaaataaataacgGAAGAATagaatataatttattaaatatattaaatatgaaaCAT
This genomic window contains:
- a CDS encoding reticulocyte binding protein 2b, coding for KIRKQARNEINDINNIHSNIKTILTKSKEQLDEIKKQPNIKRQDDVLNNDKTRIAYITIQINNGRIEYNLLNILNMKHNIDTILNKAIGYMNDVSKSDQIVINIDSLNMNDIYNKDKDLLINILKEKQNMEAEYKKMKKMMITKKIM